In Saccopteryx leptura isolate mSacLep1 chromosome 9, mSacLep1_pri_phased_curated, whole genome shotgun sequence, the genomic window TTGGGTCCGATTTCTTTACAAGTCCCAGCACAGGTCACGCACACAGTAGATCCTATAGGGGGCCTGGGATTACTTTGCATGTCCCAACACACAATGAGCATACAGTAAGTCCTCTAAGGATCTAGGTCTGTTTTGGTCATGGTTTGTCTTAGGATCACacaggtggggagggggtgagtgagtgggtggatgggtgggggtACACACAGGCTCCCCAACGGGTCTAGCGGGGTCTAGGCAGTGTCACTGGGAAGGATACAGACAGCACACGGAGGGGGGGTTGACCGGATATTTTTATTGGGTTGCTGCTCCCTGTCCACTCCTGGGGCAGACTGGATAAGCGAGGCCGGGTACGCGACCCCCGAAGCGGTAAGTGTACTTGCGCCCACCGCTCTTACGCACGATATCGCGGCGGTAGTAGTAACGCAGGCCTCGGCTCAGCTTCTCATAATTCATCCCAGGTTTCCTCTTGCGCTCGCCCCACAGCCTCGCCACCTAGGATGAAGGTCCTGCTTAGTCTGAGAAGTTGGGAGGGGGAGGGTTTGGCAATACAAGGGCGGGGGGCGGGGTTCGGTACAGTCGGGATACAGGGTAGGTGGGGCCAAGTGGGATTGAGGTGAGGGCGCAGCCGGAGAGGAGCCAAAGACCAGGCCAAAGGAGTGGCGGGCTTGGGTTGAACAAGAGGAGGCTGGGGCTGCTACCTCTTTGGGGTCGCACAGCTGGAACTCGAGGCTGTTGCCGGTCCAGCGGATGCAGCTGCTACGCGCCCCGTCTTGGAGCAGCTCCAGGAGGAACTGCCATAGTTGAATGGGACCTGCGGGGGGGAGGCAGGTGAACACTTAGGTTTTCTGGGCCCGGTCCATGTCGCTTCGATGACCCAGAAGCCAGGCTCCCTCACCTCGAAGGTTCAAAGGTCCAGGTCTTCCCAAATCGGGACCTAAGAGCCGATCCCCTCCTCCTCGGGCACCAGCGAGTCCGGATCCCTCCATATAACGGACCCACGAGTCGGACTCGGGGACCCAGGCATGGGCCCCCATCTCGGAGATTTAGGAGTTAGGTCCCACCTCAGACACCCAGTCATCCAGACCCTTCTTGTCTTCCCTCTCACCTAACCCAGGAGCCTAGTTCCTCGTCCCTTGCTTCCTAAAAGACTACCCAGTCTTAATCTCTAGCTTTGCTCCCTCCCGACGAAGCCGCGCGGACCTCTCACCTCGATGGTTAGTTTTTGGGTAACGAGCCAAAGTTGCGCGGTCCGACTGCTGGCTCGGTTCGGAGGAAGTGGTGCGATATGAACTCTGATATCTCTTCGAAGAGGTGGTGCAATCCATATGCAGCCCTGAGTCCCAGGAGGTGGGACAGTCGGCACGCTGCTCCCTGCAGAGGCCCTTGTCCCAGTAGGTGGCGCTGTCGGAGCCAGTAGAGCAGTCCCAGCGGGTGGTGCTGGCTGCGGCGGGGGTGTGCGACCACGAGTTGGCCCCTCCCGCGGAGGTGGTGGTATTCTGGCCCGGGACCCCTAAAGACCCAGCGAAGGAGGTGGGGCTCAGGACCGAAGAGGGTGGGCTCCATGCGTCCCAGCCGGGGCACCCCAGTTGTGTACAGTCTCCAGACCACGGAAGAGCCTGAGAGGCGTGTTCTGTGAGGAGAAAAGGACTCGAAGTGAAGGGAACCCAGATGTCCAGCTCTCCGGCCTCCTCGGGAGTTCTAGAAGTCGAAGCTGTCGTTCCTGGCTCCCAGATTTGGACCAGGCCACTTGGAGGACACAGGCGtccccagttctttttttttttttttttgtatttttctgaagttggaaacggggaggcagtcagactcccgcatgcgcccgaccgggatccacctggcatgcccaccagggggcgtcgctctgccgcaatcagagccattccagcgcctgaggcagaggccatggagccatcctcagcgcccgggcaaactttgctgcgggaggggaagagagagccagagaggaaggaggaggggaggggtggagaagcagatgggcgcttctcctgtgtgccctggccgggagtcgaacccgggactcccgtagccaggccgacgctctaccactgagctaaccggccagggccgcttcccCAGGTCTATCTCCGTTCTCCCTCAAAGATCAGCGAGGCTAAACTTCAACCACGGTGAAGGACCCCAAattcctccttccctgcctctccgCACACACTCACCCACCGCCCATGGAGTTTCTGGGTGCGGTGACGCGGAGCTCCAGTCCAGCGGTGGGAGTCCTGCGAGAGATAAGGATGTAACTGAGTTTAGGGAAGCAATGACTAGAGATCTCTTTCAACCTCTCACCCAGTAGTCTTTTTCAGGGACTGAGAGTCATTATTACTCCCAGCCCTTACAAACTCGGACCTAGGACTGGCGACCCCAGCCCCAACCTCTTTCAACCTCAGGAGTTCAAGCccgcagccctctccgcattgaACGCCCAGAGTCTAGGCATGCCCCTTTCCTCCCTCAGACCTAAccttccccagcaccctggggtcCCAGCTCAAACACCTTTCCAGCCCGTCTCTGTCAGCGTGTCCTCTTGGAGCGCCACTTCAGGGAAATAGAAGCCGAGTTCAGCTCCTTCTGCAGGCAATCAGGAGGTTAGAGTCGGTCAGAGTCAGCGGAGGCCCCCAGCTGGgcaccctcccccaccacacacacacacacacacacacacacacacacacacacacacacacacacactgtacaccctcccccaccacacacacacacacacacacacacacacacactgtacaccctcccccaccacacacacacacacacacacacacacacacacacacacactgtttcaGCCCCAGCAGCCTACCCAGCCCTGACAGCTTGTTCCCTGGGGGCACTTCCTGTGGTGATACTTCATCCCACTTCCACAAGTCCATGTGTGCTCAAGGAGACTGTTCTGGATAGCGGGGAAAAGATACAGTGTGAGCTGGTGACACTTAGGGACCCTGCAGTCTGGTCCTGAGCCTTTGCTTTCCTTAGACCCAGGAGTCCCAGGCCTTTGCTCCCTTCTTTCCCAGGACCCTGGAATCTTGACCTCCACTCTCCTTTTTTTCGGACTGGGAGTGAGAGACATCAGCCTTCTTTTTCCTCAGACACGAGAGTCCAGGCGCCCCCCTGCCCCCGACCTCCAGGCTCCAGTTCATGGCTTACCTCTGGCGGGTTCCTCTGCCCCCAACTGGGGGTCTCAGCCCCATTTCATACCATGTACCCCCTcccctggggccctgggctgggggaaATTTTCCAAGACGTCAGAGCTAGGGGTCGAAACTAGGGTCGAGTtgcagggggctggggctggggcggggctgaACTACACTCTGCCCATACCCCAGGGATGGCTGCCTGCATCCTGGTAGCTGGGGCTGTCCTGCACGGGTGGCTTGGGCTTGGACAGGAATTTGGAGAACAGCAGGCTGGACGGTGGGATGCAGAGGTGTTTATGGGGTGATGGAGTGGGGCAGGGGACTTGGTGGACAGGTTCTCTGTTTTGGGGACTTGATCCTGTgacatggggtggggtggggggaagggtctGGGTACAGTTGGGCTGCGCCAGGCTTATCTGCAACAGGAAGGGGGATTTCCGGCCAGACCCTCTGACCAGTCGTCACAATCCACAGGGGGACTGAAAGAGGTGGAGTTGGGGGAGGATAATCGGGATCCCTGACCAGGGAGTGTTCTCCCCTTACCAGGCTTTGAGGACAGTCTGGGGCTGCTCTCGAGGAGCGTCGATCATGAAACCAATAGCATCAGTAGTAATACAAATAGCTAACACTTATTTAGGGCTCATTGCATGCTACCAACAGTGCCATGGGCCTtcgtttaattttattataaggaAGTGCTTGtcttatctccattttatgaAAGCGGAAATTGAAGCAGGCTTCCTCCCACTTTTTTATCTCCCGAATCCGTGCCCTTCCATGTTATAACAGTTTGGGACAAATGGGAAATCTCAGTATAAACTGAAAATGAGGTCTTTCCTAGATGTGATAATGGTATCACGATATAAAAGATGTCTTTATAATGCAAAGAACACTGAGATATTTAGGAGTGAAGTGTTATGATGTCTGTAACTTGCTCCAAATGATTCGGCAACCCTCCCCATATCTGTTTTtgagttttcttctctctctccctatgtCCTTGTCTCCGTCTCTTTCTTGGTTTTCTGCCCATCTCCAGTCCTATTGCACTGCTTCCCAGTCTCACTTCTCTtcatctttctgcctccctccccacccctccatctctgtccatctgtctcaCAACCCATGATTGATCTTTCTCTCCCTATGCTCAGGACGACTTAAATGCACACATTTAAAACCTTCCTTTCTTGCAGCATTCTCCTGCCCCTATGGTTAGTGAGCAGAAGTGGGGCAGAAGTAGGGAGGGCTAATGATGTGAGGGTGAGGTTTGAGGGTCCCTGCGCTGGGTGGTCCAGCCCAGATGGCAGGACACTTCCTGCTGTGAAGGGAGGCCCTCACCCTCTGACCAGACTGGAAAATGTGACATCACAGAGGGGGCAGTAAAGGCGTAAGACAGGAACAGGAAATTTGACACCTCTCCTGGGTGACTAGCTTCCCTGAGAGGCCTTGGCATTATTCCCCACCTTTTTCCCCTACTGATCCGGGGTCCTGACCACTATGGTCCTGGGAGACCCTCATCCCCGCCTCATGCCTGAACCATGCAATCTCCCTCTGCCTCATCCCTGCCCAGGCCTTTCCAGATCGCCAGCCCACAGTAGTCCCAGGGCTCTTCCTACAGTGATCTGTGATGTGTTTCCTGCTTGAACTGTCTCAGCTTCTTGAGGCAGGCTGCTGCTTTCAGGGTaaagtctaaggcaggggtccccaaacttcttacacagggggccagttcactgtccctcagaccgttggagggccggactataaaaaaaaaaatgaacaaatccctatgcacactgcacataccttattttaaagtaaaaaaacaaaacgggaacaaatacaatatttaaaataaagaacaagtaaatttaaatcaacaaactgaccagtatttcaatgagaactatgctcctctcactgaccaccaatgaaagaggtgccccttccagaagtgcggcggggggccggataaatggcctcagggggccgcatacggcccgagggccgtagtttggggacccctggtctaagttcTTAGTCTGGTATTCAAGGTCATGCATGGACCCTTATTCAGACAGGCAGAGACAAGCTTGGAGCTGGGAAAAGAGATGCGGGAGACTCccacagaaaaagaactgacTCAGAGAGATAGAGATACACAAAGACAGACACAAAAACACTCAAGACCCCACAGAAACATAGAGCAAGAGAGAAGGCTGGGGTTTGGCAGTGAAAAACTGGGAAACGGCGTCAGAGATCCAGAGGCTGAAGACTGCAGACTGGGAGACAAAGAATGCTGGAGAGACAGTCTCAGAAGCGACCAGTTCTGGCCATGGcccagctcagctggagcactGCTCTGATAAATCATTTGCAggttttatccctggtcagggcacatacaaacaccaaccaatgaatgcataaacaagtagaacaacaaatcaatgtttctcttgtgcgctttttcctttcctcctctaaaattaattaaaaaaagggagGGCGGTTTTCTCAGGAAGCCCTCCTCGACTCCCCAGTCTCACTGAGCTCTCCTATCCCAACCCTGACCAGTCATCTGGCAACGGGCCTATCTTTTGCCTTCTGGACCAGGAGCTCTAAGGAAAGGGCCTGGCACTGTTTtcatcgtctttttttttttaattctttaattttttttttaaagttttcttttattaatttttagagaggagagagaatgagagagagagagaagagggagggaggagcaggaagcatcaac contains:
- the ETV2 gene encoding ETS translocation variant 2 isoform X2 is translated as MDLWKWDEVSPQEVPPGNKLSGLEGAELGFYFPEVALQEDTLTETGWKGPIQLWQFLLELLQDGARSSCIRWTGNSLEFQLCDPKEVARLWGERKRKPGMNYEKLSRGLRYYYRRDIVRKSGGRKYTYRFGGRVPGLAYPVCPRSGQGAATQ
- the ETV2 gene encoding ETS translocation variant 2 isoform X1 gives rise to the protein MGAHAWVPESDSWVRYMEGSGLAGARGGGDRLLGPDLGRPGPLNLRGPIQLWQFLLELLQDGARSSCIRWTGNSLEFQLCDPKEVARLWGERKRKPGMNYEKLSRGLRYYYRRDIVRKSGGRKYTYRFGGRVPGLAYPVCPRSGQGAATQ